The proteins below are encoded in one region of Peptoniphilus sp. GNH:
- the tilS gene encoding tRNA lysidine(34) synthetase TilS, which translates to MDKFLKNVTDYKLIENGDKVFACVSGGADSIFMLNKLYDLKKSLSYDLFVLHFNHKLRDEADSDEAFVRDRCKELGLEFYSSSALVGAYAKENKISEEEAGRHLRYKFFYEMAAADAKIALAHNRDDQAETVLQRIIRGSGLDGLVGMEFKKGRIIRPILNFSRKEIEDYLSENGLSYVIDKTNLLPIYGRNKVRLKVLPMLEDLNPQVKDALVRLSENAREDVRFLDAYCLKRYEILLDAEGLDTSEFLKEDLSIQRRIIKLYLSDIFKIKEGFYKIHYNLILKFIKEDGLGSLDLPAGLKLVKSYKHFYFSKKKSEKNFDFEEIFLKNGLNKTDLGNFIIEEKNGTPSKESIFIDKDKISGDLRLRTRKIGDKFSPLGLCGSKKLKDFFIDKKIPREARNKWPLICDEKKIVWVVGLSISDRVKLDKKSKNILNIRRDYERKH; encoded by the coding sequence ATGGATAAATTTTTAAAAAATGTTACAGACTACAAATTAATAGAAAATGGGGACAAGGTATTTGCTTGTGTTTCTGGAGGGGCAGATTCGATTTTTATGCTAAATAAGCTCTATGATTTAAAAAAGAGCCTATCGTATGACTTGTTTGTGCTTCATTTCAATCACAAGCTAAGAGATGAGGCAGATTCGGATGAAGCTTTTGTTAGGGACAGATGCAAAGAGTTGGGACTTGAATTTTATTCTAGCTCAGCTCTAGTAGGTGCTTATGCAAAAGAAAATAAAATCAGTGAGGAAGAAGCTGGCAGGCACTTGCGCTATAAATTTTTTTATGAGATGGCAGCAGCAGATGCGAAGATAGCCCTTGCCCACAATAGGGACGATCAAGCTGAAACTGTCCTTCAAAGAATAATAAGAGGTAGTGGCTTGGATGGCCTTGTGGGGATGGAGTTTAAGAAGGGAAGGATAATCCGCCCAATCTTAAATTTTTCTAGAAAGGAAATAGAGGACTATTTATCCGAAAATGGTCTTAGCTATGTCATAGATAAGACTAATCTCCTACCTATATACGGGAGAAATAAGGTAAGACTAAAGGTTTTACCTATGCTAGAGGACTTGAATCCACAAGTAAAGGATGCTCTAGTTAGACTTTCTGAAAATGCAAGAGAAGATGTAAGGTTTTTGGATGCCTATTGCTTGAAACGATATGAGATTTTGCTGGATGCAGAAGGTCTAGATACGAGTGAATTTTTGAAAGAAGACCTAAGCATACAAAGAAGAATCATAAAGCTTTATCTGAGTGATATTTTTAAAATCAAAGAGGGTTTTTACAAGATTCATTACAATTTAATTTTAAAATTCATAAAAGAAGATGGACTTGGCAGTTTGGATTTACCGGCTGGCTTGAAACTTGTGAAATCCTACAAACATTTTTACTTTTCAAAAAAGAAAAGTGAAAAAAATTTTGATTTCGAAGAAATCTTTTTAAAAAATGGGCTCAACAAGACGGATCTTGGTAATTTTATTATTGAGGAAAAAAATGGCACGCCATCGAAAGAGTCCATATTTATAGATAAAGACAAGATTTCCGGGGATTTGAGACTTAGAACCAGAAAAATAGGGGACAAGTTTTCGCCCTTGGGTCTTTGTGGTAGCAAAAAACTAAAAGATTTTTTTATAGACAAAAAAATTCCGAGAGAAGCAAGGAACAAGTGGCCACTTATATGCGATGAAAAGAAGATAGTTTGGGTTGTCGGCCTTAGTATTTCTGATAGGGTTAAGCTAGATAAAAAAAGCAAAAATATATTAAACATAAGGAGAGATTATGAAAGAAAGCATTGA
- the hpt gene encoding hypoxanthine phosphoribosyltransferase: MMKESIERILFTEEELAQKIREMGKRITEDYKGKKLLCLGILKGSVVFMSELIKRIDLPLEIDFMDVSSYVGTQSSGEVRILKDLDYSVAGKDILIIEDIIDTGITLNYLVKLFKHRNVNSVLIATLLSKPRRRKIDVDVKYVGFDIEDLFVVGYGLDYNEQFRNLPYIGVLKEEVYK, from the coding sequence ATTATGAAAGAAAGCATTGAAAGGATTCTATTTACAGAAGAAGAACTTGCTCAAAAGATTAGAGAAATGGGCAAAAGAATCACGGAAGATTATAAGGGCAAAAAACTCCTCTGCCTTGGCATCTTAAAGGGCAGTGTAGTCTTTATGTCAGAGCTTATTAAGCGCATAGACCTGCCTCTTGAGATTGACTTTATGGATGTGTCTTCTTATGTTGGGACTCAAAGTTCAGGAGAAGTTAGAATTTTAAAAGATTTAGACTATTCAGTGGCTGGCAAGGACATCCTAATAATCGAAGACATAATAGATACAGGTATCACTCTAAATTATCTTGTAAAACTCTTCAAGCATAGGAATGTGAACTCGGTACTAATTGCAACTCTTTTATCCAAGCCCAGAAGAAGAAAGATTGATGTAGATGTAAAATATGTGGGCTTTGATATTGAAGATCTTTTCGTAGTAGGCTATGGACTAGACTACAACGAACAATTCAGAAACTTGCCCTATATAGGAGTTTTAAAAGAAGAAGTTTACAAATAA
- a CDS encoding septum formation initiator family protein, producing MENSNKEKRKSRKFNIFVLLFAIVVIYSIFSGFRMVSLRNEKLRQISENERVISNLNSSIDELRDEIDKSKTDEFIEKVAREDLGMVRPREIIYVIKDQEVPEKKN from the coding sequence ATGGAAAATTCTAATAAAGAAAAAAGAAAAAGTAGAAAATTTAATATTTTTGTTCTATTGTTTGCCATAGTTGTAATTTATTCTATTTTTTCTGGATTTAGGATGGTTTCCTTAAGAAATGAAAAGCTTAGACAGATTTCTGAGAATGAAAGAGTTATAAGCAATCTCAATTCTTCTATCGATGAGCTAAGAGATGAGATTGACAAATCTAAGACAGATGAGTTCATTGAGAAGGTGGCTAGGGAAGACCTTGGCATGGTAAGACCTCGTGAGATTATTTATGTTATTAAGGATCAAGAAGTCCCTGAAAAGAAAAATTAG
- a CDS encoding S1 RNA-binding domain-containing protein, which translates to MDLAVGEITQGVVTGLAKFGAFVKISDELSGLVHISELSNSYVNRVEDVLSVGDNVTVKVLSNEDGKLNLSIKQALPEEEVEVFENEPEFDDAFEAKLKKFLKVSQEKLESKRSRENFKSNGYRKR; encoded by the coding sequence ATGGATTTAGCTGTGGGAGAAATTACCCAAGGTGTTGTAACTGGACTGGCGAAGTTTGGAGCTTTTGTTAAGATATCAGACGAGTTAAGTGGGCTTGTACATATTTCTGAACTTTCCAATTCTTATGTGAATCGAGTTGAGGATGTGCTTTCTGTCGGAGACAATGTTACTGTAAAAGTTTTGTCTAATGAAGATGGCAAACTCAATCTTTCAATAAAACAGGCTTTACCTGAAGAAGAGGTTGAGGTTTTCGAAAATGAACCTGAATTTGATGATGCTTTTGAGGCTAAATTGAAGAAATTTCTAAAGGTGAGCCAAGAAAAGTTGGAATCAAAAAGGTCAAGAGAAAATTTCAAATCTAATGGTTATAGAAAGAGATAA
- a CDS encoding flavocytochrome c, which translates to MLKAKKVSKAEPVEKEVDVVVVGGGGAGLSAAISAAQNGAKVLLVEKAPALGGNTVRAGGPYNAADPERQKSLPPADDAAMEKIMALTTKEAKSEEHKKLMETLKAELDEYNKGPKDHLFDSVTLHKLQTYDGGDYAGKLEFIEKLADEALPTSVWMEKNGVQWKNEITTVPGGLWPRAHLPINSAGQDYILAGKNAAEKAGVEILLNSPAEELIIENGKVTGIKGSSEGAPMTVKAKAVVLATGGFAGNKEMRQIYNKALIDSLPTTNAPSVTGDGIKMGEAAGANTIGMEFIQCLPLGNPENGSLNGWIGGSGVENYYQINKEGKRFMAEDGRRDEMTAALLAQTDAFSYVISCGNNELEVNDKGENIWGNKIDELVEKKIIFRADTIEDLAKQLSIDPAVLKETNDKFNSYVKSGKDADFGRTLFGKPMDKAPFFASPRVPTVHHTMGGLEIDLTCHVLDKDGKTIPGLLAAGEVTGGIHGKNRLGGNALVDIHVFGRIAGETAAKEAK; encoded by the coding sequence ATGTTAAAGGCTAAAAAAGTTTCAAAGGCTGAACCAGTTGAAAAGGAAGTTGATGTTGTAGTAGTAGGTGGCGGCGGTGCAGGTCTATCAGCAGCTATTTCAGCAGCACAAAATGGTGCCAAGGTTCTACTTGTTGAAAAGGCTCCAGCACTTGGTGGCAATACTGTAAGAGCAGGCGGACCTTACAATGCAGCCGATCCAGAAAGACAAAAATCTCTTCCACCAGCTGATGATGCAGCTATGGAAAAAATTATGGCCCTTACAACAAAAGAAGCTAAGTCTGAAGAACATAAAAAACTCATGGAAACTTTAAAGGCTGAACTTGATGAATATAATAAGGGACCAAAGGATCATCTATTTGATTCAGTAACTCTACATAAACTTCAAACTTATGACGGTGGAGATTATGCCGGCAAACTTGAATTTATCGAAAAACTTGCAGACGAAGCTCTTCCAACATCAGTTTGGATGGAAAAAAACGGCGTTCAATGGAAAAATGAAATCACAACCGTTCCTGGAGGACTGTGGCCTAGAGCCCATCTTCCTATAAATTCAGCAGGACAAGATTACATCTTGGCAGGCAAAAATGCCGCTGAAAAAGCAGGTGTTGAAATTCTTTTAAATTCTCCTGCAGAAGAACTTATAATAGAAAATGGAAAAGTAACTGGCATAAAGGGAAGCTCTGAAGGCGCTCCTATGACTGTAAAAGCAAAAGCAGTTGTACTTGCAACAGGTGGTTTTGCAGGCAATAAGGAAATGAGACAAATCTATAATAAAGCCTTGATAGACTCTCTTCCAACTACAAATGCTCCTTCTGTTACGGGTGATGGTATCAAGATGGGAGAAGCTGCTGGTGCCAATACAATCGGTATGGAATTTATCCAATGTCTTCCTCTAGGCAATCCAGAAAATGGATCTCTTAATGGATGGATAGGAGGATCAGGTGTAGAAAATTACTATCAAATCAACAAAGAAGGCAAGAGATTTATGGCTGAAGACGGTCGTCGTGATGAAATGACAGCTGCCCTTCTTGCACAAACTGATGCTTTCTCCTATGTTATTTCATGTGGCAACAACGAACTTGAAGTAAACGACAAAGGCGAAAATATTTGGGGCAACAAAATTGATGAACTAGTTGAAAAGAAAATAATTTTCAGAGCAGATACTATCGAAGATTTAGCTAAACAATTGAGTATTGATCCTGCTGTTTTAAAAGAAACTAATGACAAATTCAATTCTTATGTTAAGTCTGGAAAAGATGCTGATTTTGGCAGAACACTTTTTGGAAAACCAATGGACAAGGCTCCTTTCTTTGCATCTCCAAGAGTGCCTACTGTTCACCATACAATGGGCGGACTTGAAATCGACCTAACTTGCCACGTTCTTGATAAAGACGGTAAGACTATCCCAGGTCTTTTAGCTGCTGGAGAAGTTACTGGTGGTATCCATGGAAAGAACAGACTTGGCGGAAACGCTCTAGTTGACATCCATGTATTTGGTAGAATTGCAGGAGAAACTGCTGCAAAAGAAGCTAAGTAA